From a single Micromonospora sp. WMMD1102 genomic region:
- the trpS gene encoding tryptophan--tRNA ligase, whose product MSDAAARPRVLSGIQPTADSFHVGNYLGAVRNWVAMQETHDTFYSVVDLHAITAGHDPVALRHSTRVAAAQLFAVGLDPERTTLFVQSQVPEHAQLAWVLSCITGFGEASRMTQFKDKSVKQGADRSSVGLFTYPILQAADILLYQADAVPVGEDQRQHLELTRDLAQRFNTRFGRTFTVPAPYIVRDTAKITDLQDPTAKMSKSSSSPAGIIMLLDDPAKSAKKIRSAVTDTGRDILFDPERKPGVSNLLVIYAALTGRGVDELVEAYAGKGYGDLKKDLAEVVAEFVRPIQQRTQGYLDDPAQLDKLLAIGAEKARSVASTTLREAYERVGFLPGVRNG is encoded by the coding sequence ATGTCCGACGCTGCCGCCCGGCCCCGGGTGCTCTCCGGGATCCAGCCGACCGCCGACTCGTTCCACGTGGGCAACTATCTCGGTGCGGTGCGGAACTGGGTGGCGATGCAGGAGACCCACGACACGTTCTACAGCGTGGTCGACCTGCACGCGATCACCGCCGGGCACGACCCGGTCGCGTTGCGGCACTCCACCCGGGTCGCGGCGGCGCAGCTCTTCGCGGTCGGTCTGGACCCGGAGCGGACGACGCTCTTCGTCCAGTCCCAGGTGCCGGAGCACGCCCAGCTCGCCTGGGTGCTGAGCTGCATCACCGGGTTCGGCGAGGCGAGCCGGATGACCCAGTTCAAGGACAAGTCGGTGAAGCAGGGCGCCGACCGGTCCAGCGTCGGGCTCTTCACCTATCCGATCCTGCAGGCCGCCGACATCCTGCTCTACCAGGCCGACGCGGTGCCGGTCGGCGAGGACCAGCGGCAGCACCTGGAGCTGACCCGCGACCTGGCGCAGCGCTTCAACACCCGGTTCGGCCGGACGTTCACCGTGCCGGCGCCGTACATCGTGCGGGACACCGCGAAGATCACCGACCTTCAGGACCCGACGGCCAAGATGTCGAAGTCGTCCTCGTCGCCGGCCGGGATCATCATGCTGCTGGACGACCCGGCGAAATCCGCCAAGAAGATCAGGTCGGCGGTCACCGACACCGGCCGGGACATCCTCTTCGACCCGGAGCGGAAGCCGGGGGTCTCCAACCTGCTTGTCATCTACGCCGCGCTGACCGGGCGCGGCGTCGACGAGCTGGTCGAGGCGTACGCGGGCAAGGGCTACGGGGACCTCAAGAAGGACCTGGCCGAGGTGGTGGCGGAGTTCGTCCGGCCGATCCAGCAGCGTACCCAGGGCTACCTCGACGATCCGGCGCAGCTCGACAAGCTGCTCGCGATCGGCGCCGAGAAGGCCCGGTCGGTCGCCTCGACCACGCTGCGCGAGGCGTACGAGCGGGTGGGTTTCCTGCCGGGCGTCCGCAACGGCTGA
- a CDS encoding hemolysin family protein encodes MRDGGSTGPRRRSPGRPRRQPGPLARALARIIVRAADGSTRLVTALLGASPTAGREQISEAELRDLVAANTRLDPVERRIIDEVLVAGASLVREVMMPRTEVVFLAAGLPLAEAAQLVRVETHTRYPVVDGTSDDVVGFVHLRDVLLRPDEDDCTTIGDLTREVKKIPGSKRVLAALTEMRRERHHLAVVIDEYGGTAGIVTLEDLIEELVGEIHDEYDNAPDPVPTGGPAEVDGRLNLADFAERVGFALPPGPYETVGGFVMASLGRLPVCGDEVPVPVGGQTGASGSGGNGRSAGGPRTGDAPDGGSGAEGWLLRVLAVEGRRVARLGVSAARLPQQQQGSLR; translated from the coding sequence ATGCGGGACGGCGGCAGTACCGGGCCCCGGCGCCGATCGCCGGGGCGCCCACGGCGGCAACCGGGTCCACTCGCGCGGGCCCTGGCCCGGATCATCGTACGGGCGGCGGACGGCTCGACCCGACTGGTCACCGCCCTGCTCGGGGCGAGCCCGACAGCCGGCCGGGAGCAGATCAGCGAGGCGGAACTGCGGGACCTGGTCGCCGCCAACACCCGGCTCGACCCGGTCGAACGGCGGATCATCGACGAGGTACTCGTGGCCGGCGCCAGCCTGGTCCGGGAGGTGATGATGCCCCGTACCGAGGTGGTCTTCCTGGCCGCCGGACTGCCGCTGGCCGAGGCGGCCCAACTCGTCCGGGTCGAGACACACACCCGGTACCCGGTGGTCGACGGCACCTCCGACGACGTGGTCGGCTTCGTGCACCTGCGCGACGTACTGCTCCGGCCGGACGAGGACGACTGCACCACGATCGGGGACCTGACCCGGGAGGTGAAGAAGATCCCGGGCAGCAAGCGGGTGCTGGCGGCGCTCACCGAAATGCGCCGGGAGCGGCACCACCTCGCGGTCGTGATCGACGAGTACGGCGGCACGGCCGGGATCGTCACCCTGGAGGACCTGATCGAGGAACTGGTCGGCGAGATCCACGACGAGTACGACAACGCCCCCGACCCGGTGCCGACCGGCGGCCCGGCCGAGGTGGACGGCCGGCTCAACCTCGCCGACTTCGCCGAACGGGTCGGCTTCGCCCTGCCCCCCGGCCCGTACGAGACGGTCGGCGGATTCGTGATGGCCTCGCTCGGCCGGCTGCCGGTCTGCGGTGACGAGGTGCCGGTGCCGGTCGGCGGGCAGACCGGTGCTTCCGGCAGCGGCGGTAACGGCCGGTCGGCGGGCGGGCCCCGCACCGGCGACGCCCCGGACGGCGGCTCCGGTGCGGAGGGCTGGCTGCTGCGGGTGCTGGCGGTCGAGGGCCGCCGAGTGGCCCGGCTCGGCGTCTCGGCGGCCCGGCTGCCGCAACAGCAGCAGGGGTCGCTCAGATGA
- a CDS encoding 2'-5' RNA ligase family protein, translated as MIVTDGSQNPAVPTTRVGIAVDVPEPWCEFLTRRRAEAGDPQATYVPAHLTLLGPTEIPLASLPAVERHLAEVASAHRPYPVHLRGTGTFRPITEVVFVVVAAGISECELLAAAIGRAPELRRESRFPYHPHVTVAQDVAPEALDKVYEDLADFSARFTVESFTLFSHNGDARWQPRRDYPLGG; from the coding sequence GTGATTGTCACGGACGGGTCGCAGAATCCCGCGGTCCCGACGACCCGGGTCGGGATCGCCGTGGACGTTCCGGAGCCGTGGTGCGAGTTTCTCACCCGCCGCCGGGCGGAGGCCGGTGACCCGCAGGCCACGTACGTGCCGGCGCATCTGACCCTGCTCGGGCCGACCGAGATTCCCCTGGCCAGCCTGCCGGCGGTGGAGCGGCACCTGGCCGAGGTGGCCAGCGCACACCGGCCGTATCCGGTGCACCTGCGGGGTACCGGCACCTTCCGGCCGATCACCGAGGTTGTCTTCGTCGTGGTGGCGGCCGGGATCAGCGAGTGCGAGCTGCTGGCCGCCGCGATCGGGCGGGCGCCCGAGCTGCGCCGGGAGAGCCGCTTCCCGTACCACCCGCACGTCACGGTCGCCCAGGACGTCGCACCGGAGGCGCTGGACAAGGTGTACGAGGACCTGGCCGACTTCTCCGCCCGCTTCACGGTGGAGAGCTTCACCCTCTTCTCGCACAACGGGGACGCCCGCTGGCAGCCCCGCCGCGACTACCCGCTCGGCGGCTGA
- a CDS encoding YihY/virulence factor BrkB family protein: protein MNAFERVLLRIDVRLTAYRRQAPWFDHLARAVGRYTDVLGGRLAAAIAYYGFFAVFALGLVAYAVLAALLGDSAESGEVIVGFLQRNLPFVDPEQIRQSSNRPGIIGLILLAVTGIGWVESIRSSQRLIHGLAQHPGYFVLRQLVDLAVLLAIFVLLGLSIGAVDALESLLGWLLGARSIVLTISSWILGFLINMLLASALLLAVPRLRMSFRRWLPAVSLVALGVTLLNSLGRFYVVRWERNPAYTVVAGAVGLLIYLYLLNQLLLFGAALAATSHQGRVLDLTRAPRVPDPARPEPPSTEPEPGPEPGGPGPVGRGDRGHRDPGGGRT from the coding sequence GTGAACGCGTTCGAGCGGGTTCTGCTGCGTATCGACGTGCGACTGACGGCGTACCGTCGACAGGCGCCGTGGTTCGACCACCTCGCCCGGGCCGTGGGCCGCTACACCGACGTGCTCGGCGGCCGGCTGGCGGCGGCGATCGCCTACTACGGCTTCTTCGCGGTCTTCGCCCTCGGCCTGGTGGCGTACGCCGTGCTGGCCGCGCTGCTCGGCGACAGCGCGGAGAGCGGCGAGGTGATCGTCGGATTCCTCCAGCGGAACCTGCCGTTCGTCGACCCCGAGCAGATCCGGCAGAGCAGCAACCGGCCCGGGATCATCGGGCTGATCCTGCTGGCGGTGACCGGGATCGGCTGGGTCGAGTCGATCCGCTCCTCGCAGCGGCTGATCCACGGGCTGGCCCAGCACCCCGGCTATTTCGTGCTGCGCCAGCTCGTCGACCTGGCCGTACTGCTGGCGATCTTCGTGTTGCTCGGGCTGTCGATCGGGGCCGTGGACGCGCTGGAGTCGCTGCTGGGCTGGCTGCTCGGCGCCCGTTCGATCGTGCTCACGATCAGCAGCTGGATTCTGGGCTTCCTGATCAACATGCTGCTGGCCTCGGCACTGCTGCTCGCCGTACCCCGGCTGCGGATGAGTTTCCGGCGCTGGCTGCCGGCGGTGTCGCTGGTCGCGCTGGGCGTGACGCTGCTGAACTCGCTCGGCCGGTTCTACGTGGTGCGCTGGGAGCGGAATCCGGCGTACACGGTGGTGGCCGGCGCGGTCGGCCTGTTGATCTATCTCTATCTGCTCAACCAGCTGCTGCTCTTCGGTGCGGCGCTGGCGGCGACCAGCCACCAGGGGCGGGTCCTGGACCTGACCAGGGCGCCCCGGGTGCCCGACCCGGCCCGCCCCGAGCCCCCCTCGACCGAGCCGGAACCCGGGCCGGAACCCGGGGGGCCCGGCCCGGTCGGGCGGGGGGATCGCGGCCACCGGGACCCGGGTGGTGGCCGAACGTGA
- a CDS encoding RNA polymerase sigma factor: MGQRGGRASGGGRDAVDEAMGELYHACYRRLVAQVYAFTTDLIEAQDVVQEAFARAIARPQGLAGIDNPEAWLRTVAVNVVRRRWRRRQLLNTILLRDRPVSRLVEAAPGPERTDLRQALAGLPVSYREVIVLHYFADLPVEEIATVLGVPTGTVKSRLSRGRTALAARLGDYQGTGEPAPTPGPGDRTFPAAVRPEVRNA, from the coding sequence GTGGGGCAGCGGGGCGGACGCGCATCCGGCGGCGGGCGGGACGCGGTGGACGAGGCGATGGGCGAGCTGTACCACGCCTGCTACCGGCGACTCGTCGCGCAGGTGTACGCGTTCACCACCGACCTGATCGAGGCGCAGGACGTGGTGCAGGAGGCGTTCGCCCGGGCGATCGCCCGGCCGCAGGGGCTGGCCGGTATCGACAACCCGGAGGCGTGGCTGCGTACGGTCGCGGTCAACGTGGTACGCCGACGCTGGCGGCGACGCCAACTGCTGAACACCATCCTGCTGCGGGACCGTCCGGTGAGTCGCCTGGTCGAGGCCGCTCCCGGCCCCGAGCGGACCGACCTGCGTCAGGCCCTGGCCGGCCTGCCGGTCAGCTATCGGGAGGTGATCGTGCTGCACTACTTCGCCGACCTGCCGGTCGAGGAGATCGCCACCGTGCTTGGGGTGCCGACCGGCACGGTGAAGTCCCGGCTGTCCCGGGGGCGTACGGCGCTCGCCGCACGACTCGGCGACTACCAGGGCACCGGCGAGCCTGCCCCGACACCCGGTCCGGGCGACCGGACCTTCCCGGCGGCGGTGCGACCTGAGGTGAGAAATGCCTGA